The following are from one region of the Etheostoma spectabile isolate EspeVRDwgs_2016 chromosome 15, UIUC_Espe_1.0, whole genome shotgun sequence genome:
- the rln3a gene encoding relaxin-3a isoform X1, whose protein sequence is MCKAVVLVVCLLVAGVQPMDSPTYGVKLCGREFIRAVIFTCGGSRWRRSLGSSDVSEDPFSSHQEESLEGLSHNPVVERLLQSNRDLSFISGNDHEGVFSRPARSFISEEILEALRKADRKGRDVVVGLSNACCKWGCSKGEISSLC, encoded by the exons ATGTGTAAAGCTGTAGTACTGGTGGTGTGTCTGCTAGTGGCTGGGGTTCAGCCCATGGACAGCCCAACATATGGGGTAAAGCTATGTGGCCGGGAGTTCATTCGGGCAGTCATCTTCACCTGTGGAGGCTCACGATGGAGGCGGTCACTCGGGAGTTCAG ATGTTTCCGAGGACCCATTCAGCTCCCACCAGGAGGAGTCCTTGGAGGGTTTGAGTCACAATCCTGTGGTAGAGCGTCTTCTCCAAAGCAACAGAGATTTAAGCTTCATAAGTGGGAACGACCATGAGGGAGTGTTTAGCAGGCCGGCCCGTTCTTTCATCAGTGAAGAAATCCTGGAAGCCCTACGCAAGGCGGACCGCAAGGGCCGGGATGTGGTGGTGGGCCTGTCTAACGCCTGCTGCAAGTGGGGCTGCAGCAAGGGCGAGATCAGCTCCCTATGTTGA
- the rln3a gene encoding relaxin-3a isoform X2, translated as MDSPTYGVKLCGREFIRAVIFTCGGSRWRRSLGSSDVSEDPFSSHQEESLEGLSHNPVVERLLQSNRDLSFISGNDHEGVFSRPARSFISEEILEALRKADRKGRDVVVGLSNACCKWGCSKGEISSLC; from the exons ATGGACAGCCCAACATATGGGGTAAAGCTATGTGGCCGGGAGTTCATTCGGGCAGTCATCTTCACCTGTGGAGGCTCACGATGGAGGCGGTCACTCGGGAGTTCAG ATGTTTCCGAGGACCCATTCAGCTCCCACCAGGAGGAGTCCTTGGAGGGTTTGAGTCACAATCCTGTGGTAGAGCGTCTTCTCCAAAGCAACAGAGATTTAAGCTTCATAAGTGGGAACGACCATGAGGGAGTGTTTAGCAGGCCGGCCCGTTCTTTCATCAGTGAAGAAATCCTGGAAGCCCTACGCAAGGCGGACCGCAAGGGCCGGGATGTGGTGGTGGGCCTGTCTAACGCCTGCTGCAAGTGGGGCTGCAGCAAGGGCGAGATCAGCTCCCTATGTTGA